Proteins found in one Bacillus marinisedimentorum genomic segment:
- a CDS encoding YjbE family putative metal transport protein, protein MDLEFLTQVLVIIGIDIVLGGDNAIVIALASRNLPSEQRNKAIFLGTGLAVVIRIFLTIIAVYLLKIPFLQLVGGLFLIYIAYNLIVDEEEDPSNIKAGTTLGQAIRTIVFADIVMGFDNVIAVAGAAHGNILLVIFGLIVSVPIIIWGSKIFLIWMEKFPFLVYIGAGILAYTAGTMISHEKRLDPIFNTYDYLSWIVIVATILIVLGAGWLKNKSIEAR, encoded by the coding sequence GTGGATTTGGAATTCCTTACACAGGTATTGGTCATCATCGGAATCGATATTGTCCTCGGCGGAGATAACGCAATTGTCATTGCGCTGGCGAGCCGAAATCTTCCGTCGGAACAACGAAACAAAGCAATCTTTTTAGGTACCGGGCTCGCTGTCGTTATCCGCATCTTTTTAACTATCATAGCCGTTTATTTACTGAAGATTCCATTTCTCCAGCTTGTCGGCGGCCTCTTTCTCATCTACATAGCATATAACCTCATTGTGGATGAGGAAGAAGATCCATCGAATATCAAAGCGGGCACTACCCTCGGACAGGCAATCAGGACCATCGTTTTTGCTGACATTGTGATGGGTTTTGATAATGTCATCGCAGTGGCGGGCGCCGCACACGGCAATATTTTGCTTGTCATTTTCGGTTTGATCGTATCTGTTCCGATTATCATCTGGGGAAGCAAAATCTTCCTTATATGGATGGAAAAATTTCCGTTTCTCGTCTATATCGGAGCTGGAATTCTTGCCTATACAGCCGGAACAATGATTTCTCACGAAAAACGGCTTGATCCGATTTTCAACACATATGATTATTTATCGTGGATAGTCATTGTTGCAACAATCCTTATCGTTCTCGGGGCAGGCTGGCTTAAAAACAAATCAATTGAGGCTCGGTAA
- the hcp gene encoding hydroxylamine reductase produces MFCYQCEQTPTGGCKVVGVCGKNEDIASLQDTMIFALKGIAAYATHARQLGYSDPEVDKITHEALYMTLTNSNFNLQEHIDMAMKVGNAAVRVMDLLDKAHTSRLGIPTPVKVTQNKIEGKAIVVTGHNLFALEELLKQTDGKGINIYTHSEMLPAHGYPELKKYPHLKGNIGKAWFDQRRLFEKFPGAILATTNCVMPIKGTYADRFFSYEVAGLEGVRKIEGEDFTPLIEKALELPEANMESELHLTTGFHHETVLGLAPEVLDAVKTGKIKRFFVIAGCDAPGKGGEYYRELATSLPDNTVILTTSCGKFRFNDVDYGTVPGTDLPRFMDLGQCNNSISTVKIAMGLADALGCEVSDLPVSIVLSWFEQKAVAILLGLFSLGIKDVRIGPKPPEFITPGVMNVLQETFNLQLIGTAKDDMETMMSLS; encoded by the coding sequence ATGTTTTGTTATCAATGTGAACAAACACCAACCGGCGGCTGTAAAGTTGTTGGCGTTTGCGGAAAGAATGAGGATATCGCCAGCCTTCAGGATACAATGATTTTTGCTTTGAAAGGAATTGCAGCTTATGCAACGCATGCACGGCAGCTCGGCTACTCTGATCCGGAAGTGGATAAAATCACCCATGAAGCATTATATATGACTCTGACAAATTCAAACTTCAATTTGCAGGAACATATCGACATGGCGATGAAGGTGGGGAATGCAGCTGTCCGCGTCATGGACTTGCTGGATAAGGCTCATACCTCACGTCTTGGCATCCCGACCCCTGTAAAAGTGACGCAGAACAAAATCGAAGGTAAAGCCATTGTCGTGACGGGCCATAACCTGTTTGCGCTTGAAGAACTGCTGAAGCAGACAGACGGAAAAGGCATCAATATTTATACGCACTCAGAAATGCTTCCGGCCCACGGCTATCCAGAATTGAAAAAATATCCGCATCTTAAAGGGAATATCGGTAAGGCATGGTTTGACCAGCGCCGTTTGTTTGAAAAGTTCCCTGGTGCAATTCTTGCGACGACAAACTGTGTCATGCCGATCAAAGGAACATACGCTGACCGTTTCTTCTCGTATGAAGTGGCAGGCCTTGAAGGCGTGCGCAAAATCGAAGGGGAAGACTTCACACCGCTGATTGAAAAAGCACTTGAACTTCCGGAAGCAAACATGGAATCTGAACTCCACCTGACTACAGGTTTCCACCATGAGACAGTACTGGGCCTCGCCCCTGAAGTACTTGATGCGGTGAAAACGGGTAAAATCAAGCGTTTCTTTGTTATCGCAGGATGTGACGCACCTGGCAAAGGCGGCGAATACTATCGAGAGCTTGCCACATCACTGCCGGATAATACAGTCATCCTGACAACTTCCTGCGGCAAGTTCCGCTTCAATGATGTCGATTACGGTACAGTACCAGGAACTGACTTGCCGCGGTTCATGGACCTGGGTCAATGCAATAACTCCATCTCAACAGTCAAGATCGCAATGGGCCTAGCTGATGCATTAGGCTGCGAAGTGAGCGATCTGCCGGTAAGCATTGTGCTGTCCTGGTTCGAACAAAAAGCGGTTGCGATTTTGCTCGGCCTCTTCAGCCTCGGAATCAAAGACGTCCGCATTGGGCCAAAGCCGCCTGAATTCATCACTCCAGGAGTCATGAATGTCCTGCAGGAAACATTCAACCTGCAGCTGATCGGTACAGCCAAAGACGACATGGAAACTATGATGTCACTTTCTTAA
- the mecA gene encoding adaptor protein MecA yields MEIERINEYTVKFYITYKDIEDRGFDREEIWYNRERSEELFWEMMDEMNMEEDFSVEGPLWIQVQALDKGLEVMVTRAQLSNDGQKLELPVNEDKSIDIPVDDQIESLLDKKFNLKNEKEELEQEDVSPGDETLEFIIGFEDFEHVISLSHSFAADDVFSRLYVFDDNYYLYVTFPEEEFSEEEQDDLLSFMLEYGYESNITVHRMIEYGKVLMEENAIKQIREKFPQMA; encoded by the coding sequence ATGGAAATAGAACGAATAAATGAGTATACCGTAAAGTTTTACATTACTTATAAAGATATAGAAGACCGCGGGTTTGACAGAGAAGAAATCTGGTATAACCGAGAGCGGAGCGAAGAGCTTTTCTGGGAAATGATGGATGAGATGAACATGGAGGAGGACTTTTCGGTTGAAGGACCTCTGTGGATCCAGGTTCAGGCGCTAGACAAAGGGCTTGAGGTCATGGTGACCCGCGCGCAGCTGTCAAATGACGGGCAGAAATTGGAACTTCCTGTAAATGAGGATAAAAGCATTGACATACCTGTTGACGATCAGATTGAATCATTGCTGGATAAAAAGTTCAATCTGAAAAACGAAAAGGAAGAATTGGAGCAGGAAGATGTTTCGCCGGGTGATGAAACCCTTGAATTCATAATCGGTTTTGAGGATTTTGAACACGTCATTTCATTGAGCCATAGTTTCGCGGCGGATGATGTATTTAGCCGCCTGTACGTTTTCGATGATAATTACTACCTGTATGTGACGTTCCCGGAAGAGGAATTTTCCGAAGAAGAGCAGGATGATCTTCTGAGCTTCATGCTCGAATACGGATATGAATCAAACATTACGGTCCATCGTATGATTGAATACGGAAAAGTGTTAATGGAAGAAAACGCAATCAAGCAAATCCGTGAGAAATTCCCGCAAATGGCTTAA
- a CDS encoding putative glycoside hydrolase, with translation MKKRNRIRLFFISLAVLLAAFYPQDIKAEESKDAQFHEKKEIKLENKELPAKVARFTYDSGLTFEYPDAVRGVYVTGHSAGGEKFGRLVKLIESTDLNAMVIDIKDDTGNLTYKPEKGSEFEGIGQNYIKDPKKMLKTLEEKQIYPIARIVVFKDSVLAAKKPELSFTQNGQIWKNGRGEAFVSPFQKEVWDYNVAIAEEAAKMGFQEIQFDYVRFPEGFEKRDSILQYSMGDYADLEMDNIQKRVKAVTDFVAYANKKLEYYDVDVSVDIFGYTATLPEAPGIGQNFTKISSNVDVISSMIYPSHWTAYFGISKPDLEPYRLVSEYAKVENKKLDELDPRPTSRPWIQDFTASYLGKGNYKRYGKAEVEAQIKALNENGIEEFLLWDAGNTYTEGVDYTPLN, from the coding sequence ATGAAAAAACGGAATAGGATCAGGTTATTTTTCATTTCACTTGCAGTGCTGCTGGCAGCTTTTTATCCTCAGGATATAAAAGCTGAAGAAAGTAAGGATGCACAATTTCATGAGAAGAAAGAAATTAAACTGGAAAATAAGGAACTTCCTGCAAAGGTTGCACGGTTTACATACGATTCAGGACTCACCTTTGAGTATCCGGATGCCGTGCGCGGTGTTTACGTAACCGGGCATTCAGCCGGCGGTGAGAAGTTCGGCCGGCTAGTTAAACTGATCGAATCAACCGATTTGAATGCAATGGTCATTGATATTAAGGACGATACAGGAAACCTGACATATAAACCCGAAAAAGGCTCCGAATTTGAGGGGATCGGCCAAAATTATATTAAAGATCCCAAAAAGATGCTGAAAACCCTGGAAGAGAAACAAATCTATCCGATTGCTAGAATCGTAGTCTTCAAAGATTCTGTATTAGCTGCCAAAAAACCTGAACTTTCCTTCACCCAGAATGGACAAATTTGGAAAAACGGGCGCGGAGAAGCGTTTGTAAGCCCGTTCCAGAAAGAAGTATGGGATTACAACGTTGCCATAGCCGAAGAAGCGGCAAAAATGGGCTTCCAGGAAATCCAGTTTGATTACGTCCGTTTTCCGGAAGGCTTTGAAAAACGTGATTCCATTCTTCAATACAGCATGGGGGATTATGCTGATCTCGAAATGGATAATATCCAAAAACGGGTGAAAGCCGTAACGGATTTTGTGGCCTACGCCAATAAGAAATTGGAGTATTATGATGTGGATGTTTCTGTAGATATTTTCGGCTATACGGCGACACTTCCTGAAGCACCGGGCATCGGGCAGAACTTCACAAAAATATCAAGCAATGTCGATGTTATTTCTTCAATGATTTATCCAAGCCATTGGACAGCGTATTTTGGCATATCCAAGCCAGATTTGGAACCTTATCGCCTTGTCAGCGAATATGCGAAAGTGGAAAATAAGAAATTGGATGAATTGGATCCCCGGCCGACATCAAGGCCATGGATTCAGGACTTTACAGCTTCTTATCTTGGCAAGGGAAACTATAAGCGTTATGGAAAAGCAGAAGTGGAAGCGCAAATTAAGGCACTTAATGAAAATGGCATTGAGGAGTTCCTGCTATGGGACGCAGGAAATACCTATACGGAAGGCGTCGATTATACGCCGCTGAATTAG
- a CDS encoding competence protein CoiA has protein sequence MLVSKRKDGSMFSLADKRDRGELERLSAEGSFFCPVCGNAVKMKLGKFKRWHFAHVNLTSCENGRGGGETEGHLEAKRQLFTRLKETGEHVMIEPYLPELQQRPDLLIIKNSVRIAVEYQNSIADSAVIQNRIQNYRRAGIKSIWLLSEDHLNRIAANRYRISNFHWLFAYQHTADALPRLLFLLPFEQEIVYPQ, from the coding sequence TTGCTTGTATCGAAACGGAAGGATGGGTCGATGTTTTCGCTGGCGGATAAACGGGACCGGGGTGAATTGGAGCGGCTGTCGGCCGAAGGGTCCTTTTTCTGCCCGGTGTGCGGCAACGCCGTGAAAATGAAACTCGGCAAGTTCAAACGGTGGCACTTTGCCCATGTTAATTTGACCAGCTGTGAAAACGGCCGGGGCGGCGGAGAGACGGAAGGACATCTTGAAGCAAAGCGCCAGCTGTTCACAAGACTTAAGGAGACCGGCGAACATGTCATGATCGAACCGTACTTGCCCGAATTACAACAGCGGCCTGATCTTCTTATCATCAAAAACTCCGTCCGTATCGCTGTCGAATACCAGAATTCAATTGCTGATTCAGCTGTGATTCAAAACAGAATCCAAAACTACCGGAGAGCTGGCATTAAGAGCATCTGGCTGCTCAGCGAGGATCATTTGAATAGGATTGCGGCCAACCGGTACCGAATCAGCAATTTCCACTGGCTGTTTGCATATCAGCATACTGCTGATGCGCTTCCCCGGTTATTGTTTTTACTCCCCTTCGAGCAGGAAATTGTTTATCCTCAATGA
- a CDS encoding GNAT family N-acetyltransferase: MNWYEKLNQYFPVEEMKSKEHMETLLKERSDIYHKDEDKYHVLMYVELDDFIFIDYIFVSRDARGQGLGHKLLEKLKAKGKPIILEVEPKDYEDSDTIKRRRFYEREGFEHASSIGYKRRSLATNEINEMEILYWSPTHESEEAIYDRMKKTYELIHTYKDKELYGKSYQHVDDVLTYEDQESAEKAAE, encoded by the coding sequence ATGAACTGGTATGAAAAGCTCAATCAATATTTTCCTGTAGAAGAAATGAAATCGAAAGAGCACATGGAAACATTGCTTAAAGAACGCAGTGACATTTACCATAAGGATGAGGATAAATATCATGTATTGATGTATGTTGAACTTGATGATTTTATTTTCATCGACTATATCTTTGTATCAAGAGATGCAAGAGGACAGGGGCTTGGCCATAAGCTTCTTGAAAAGCTGAAGGCAAAAGGGAAGCCGATCATTCTTGAGGTTGAGCCAAAGGATTATGAAGATAGTGATACAATCAAAAGGCGCCGTTTTTATGAGCGGGAAGGTTTTGAACATGCAAGCTCCATCGGCTACAAGCGCCGTTCACTGGCCACGAATGAAATCAACGAAATGGAAATCCTCTACTGGTCGCCAACCCACGAATCCGAAGAAGCCATATATGACCGGATGAAAAAAACATATGAACTGATTCATACTTACAAGGATAAAGAATTGTACGGAAAGTCCTATCAGCATGTTGATGATGTTTTGACATACGAAGATCAAGAATCTGCAGAAAAAGCTGCGGAATAA
- a CDS encoding ABC transporter ATP-binding protein — MADNREKLLEVRNLKKYFNVGKDQVLKAVDNISFDIYKGETLGIVGESGCGKSTAGRTIIRLYNASGGDVLFEGEDVHGKKNAETLKKFNRKMQMIFQDPYASLNPRMTVADIIAEGIDIHGLAKNDQERRDKVNELLETVGLNREHANRYPHEFSGGQRQRIGIARALAVDPEFIIADEPISALDVSIQAQVVNLLQKLQREKGLTYLFIAHDLSMVKHISDRVGVMYLGNMAELAESDALYDEPLHPYTQALLSAIPVADPEIERSRERIILEGDLPSPIDPPSGCRFRTRCPHAMDICATHVPRWVESKKDHWVACHLYDEEMMEEHEGNKKN, encoded by the coding sequence ATGGCAGATAATCGTGAAAAATTATTGGAAGTGCGTAATTTAAAAAAATATTTCAATGTCGGTAAAGACCAGGTATTGAAAGCTGTAGATAATATTTCGTTCGATATTTATAAAGGAGAAACACTTGGTATCGTAGGCGAATCCGGCTGCGGTAAATCAACTGCCGGCCGGACCATCATCCGCCTTTACAATGCATCGGGCGGCGATGTCCTTTTTGAAGGTGAAGATGTACATGGCAAGAAGAACGCCGAAACGTTAAAGAAGTTCAACCGAAAAATGCAGATGATTTTCCAGGATCCATATGCATCCTTGAACCCTCGCATGACGGTTGCAGACATTATCGCAGAAGGCATCGACATTCACGGCCTTGCCAAGAATGATCAGGAGCGACGCGATAAAGTCAATGAACTTCTTGAAACAGTCGGCTTGAACAGGGAGCACGCAAACCGTTATCCACATGAATTTTCGGGAGGCCAGCGCCAGCGTATCGGGATTGCCCGTGCCCTTGCCGTAGATCCTGAATTCATCATTGCTGACGAACCGATTTCCGCGCTTGACGTATCAATTCAAGCACAGGTAGTCAACCTGCTGCAAAAACTGCAGCGGGAAAAAGGGCTCACTTATTTGTTTATTGCCCATGACCTGTCAATGGTTAAACATATTTCTGACCGGGTCGGTGTCATGTATCTTGGAAACATGGCTGAGCTTGCTGAAAGTGATGCACTGTACGATGAACCGCTTCATCCGTATACACAGGCATTGCTGTCCGCTATCCCTGTTGCTGATCCTGAAATCGAACGTTCACGGGAACGGATCATTCTTGAAGGCGACCTGCCAAGCCCGATCGATCCGCCAAGCGGCTGCCGCTTCAGAACACGCTGCCCGCATGCGATGGATATTTGCGCGACACACGTTCCACGCTGGGTAGAATCGAAGAAAGACCACTGGGTGGCTTGTCACCTTTACGATGAGGAAATGATGGAAGAACACGAAGGAAATAAGAAGAATTAA
- a CDS encoding HD domain-containing protein — protein MRHVTLEEVFQHETVHKHLKRSGIAHAIAAAYHGYRLARQYRVSPDLATKAALLHDIGHYTWFRNGQWDFDLYKENDIHAIKGAERAHRILIELGESRRNAKEISLAILLHTDSYLPEGQLYTTPLQKVVRLADEADEEPGGKHHYREIDSTIAADRIKKLDHMVNYALNDDEFEMKATV, from the coding sequence GTGCGGCATGTTACATTGGAAGAGGTATTTCAACACGAAACTGTCCATAAGCACCTAAAACGGTCGGGGATTGCCCATGCAATTGCAGCTGCCTATCACGGATACCGCCTCGCCCGTCAGTATAGGGTGTCTCCGGACCTGGCTACAAAAGCAGCTTTGCTGCATGATATTGGCCACTATACTTGGTTTCGAAACGGCCAGTGGGACTTTGACTTGTATAAGGAAAATGATATCCACGCGATCAAGGGTGCAGAGCGTGCCCATCGCATTTTGATCGAATTAGGGGAGTCAAGGCGCAATGCAAAAGAAATCTCCCTTGCCATTCTTCTTCATACAGATTCTTATCTCCCGGAAGGCCAGCTATACACTACCCCTCTGCAGAAGGTGGTCCGGCTGGCAGATGAAGCTGATGAAGAACCTGGCGGAAAACACCATTACCGGGAAATCGACAGTACAATTGCCGCCGATCGCATTAAAAAACTCGACCACATGGTGAATTACGCACTTAACGATGATGAGTTTGAAATGAAAGCAACAGTCTGA
- the spxA gene encoding transcriptional regulator SpxA, giving the protein MVTLYTSPSCTSCRKAKAWLEEHEIDYTERNIFAEPLSIDEIKEILRMTEDGTDEIISTRSKIFQQLDVNLETLPLQDLYKLISENPGLLRRPIILDEKRLQVGYNEDEIRRFLPRKVRTFQLREAQRLVN; this is encoded by the coding sequence ATGGTTACCCTTTATACGTCCCCGAGCTGTACATCCTGCCGAAAAGCAAAAGCATGGCTGGAAGAGCATGAAATTGATTATACTGAACGGAATATTTTCGCTGAGCCGCTGTCAATCGATGAAATCAAGGAGATTTTGCGAATGACAGAGGACGGAACGGATGAGATCATTTCAACCCGTTCGAAAATTTTCCAGCAGTTAGACGTTAACCTTGAAACTTTGCCCTTACAGGATCTTTATAAACTGATCAGTGAGAATCCGGGCCTTCTCCGCCGCCCTATTATTCTTGATGAAAAACGTTTGCAAGTCGGATACAATGAAGATGAAATACGTCGTTTCCTGCCAAGGAAAGTCAGGACTTTTCAACTTCGCGAAGCTCAACGCCTGGTTAACTAA